The following proteins come from a genomic window of Pyxidicoccus sp. MSG2:
- a CDS encoding transporter, whose product MHTRLLVFVLAAVCLVAPRAQARPYRAIITRTAETTRSDNLELGLRYQGFFALDFEESQPYQQISPSLRFGILDNLEVNLYLELLALGLPGEDEFELAFGDIPVGLQWSFLKTPKVALGVYGRVTLPTGPSDEDGIIPSLSDGTWDWEGTLIGEFRATKDLRFMLNGGYFHQGTRDRDPQPDFDVPDAVQVSLAGTYNLDKFTMLGLEVVSRIYFEDVITPVWRDNATQVEIIPVLRHEAFPGLVLEAVAGVAVTPELSEIYQFRVLLGGTYEFDLASGPKLPTKEEDLRRPKVPARRRR is encoded by the coding sequence ATGCACACCCGACTGCTCGTCTTCGTCCTCGCCGCCGTGTGTCTCGTGGCTCCTCGTGCCCAGGCCCGGCCCTATCGCGCCATCATCACTCGCACCGCGGAGACCACCCGGAGCGACAACCTGGAGCTGGGCCTGCGGTACCAGGGCTTCTTCGCGCTCGACTTCGAAGAGTCGCAGCCCTACCAGCAGATCTCGCCGAGCTTGCGCTTCGGCATCCTCGACAACCTGGAGGTCAACCTCTACCTGGAGCTGCTCGCGCTGGGCCTCCCGGGAGAGGACGAGTTCGAGCTCGCCTTCGGTGACATCCCCGTGGGGTTGCAGTGGTCCTTCCTGAAGACGCCGAAGGTGGCGCTGGGCGTCTACGGGCGCGTCACGCTGCCCACGGGCCCCAGCGACGAGGACGGCATCATCCCCAGCCTGTCGGACGGCACCTGGGACTGGGAGGGCACCCTCATCGGCGAGTTCCGCGCGACGAAGGACCTGCGCTTCATGCTCAACGGCGGCTACTTCCACCAGGGCACGCGGGACAGGGACCCGCAGCCCGACTTCGACGTCCCGGACGCGGTGCAGGTATCGCTGGCCGGCACGTACAACCTCGACAAGTTCACCATGCTGGGGCTGGAGGTGGTCAGCCGCATCTACTTCGAGGATGTGATTACGCCGGTGTGGCGCGACAACGCCACGCAGGTGGAAATCATCCCCGTGCTGCGCCACGAGGCCTTCCCCGGCCTGGTACTGGAGGCCGTCGCGGGCGTGGCGGTGACGCCGGAGTTGAGTGAGATCTACCAGTTCAGAGTCCTGCTCGGCGGCACCTACGAGTTCGACCTCGCTTCGGGGCCGAAGCTGCCGACGAAGGAGGAGGACCTCCGCCGGCCCAAGGTGCCCGCGCGCCGCCGCCGCTGA
- a CDS encoding type I polyketide synthase produces MTDDVEVSDSPDIAVVGMAARLPGARDVDTYWRRVRDGVASVTWFTDAQLLAAGVEPSLLKDPNYVKAGMVFEGLEDFDAGFFGFSPREASIMDPQHRHFLEVCWEVLEHCGHPPESFKGPIGVFGGSGMNAYMPYNLFTNPQLMEQVGLFLVRHTGNDKDFLTTRVSYCLDLRGPSVNVQTACSTSLVAIHSAVQSLLARECDLALAGGVTLELPHHRGYLYQEGEILSPDGHCRAFDHRSQGTLFGSGVGVVALRRLEDALADGDTIYAVVKGSAVNNDGARKVGYLAPSVDGQADAVVEALNVSGVSADSIDYIECHGTGTPVGDPIEITALTQAFRTQTQKSGFCRIGSVKTNIGHLDTAAGVASFIKVVQMLRHRQLAPSLHFEKPNPQIDFARTPFAVNATLREWAAKGGRPRRAAVNSLGVGGTNAHVILEEAPAQSLTSAARPFETLWLSARTPAALERACRRLAQRLGEQNAPNLGDTSFTLLAGRRRFAHRRAVVASSREEAVRVLEQPEPARTAQAHTEASGRPVVFLFPGGGAQYPGMAKGLHEQEPVFRRALDECLSLLEQHESLKLRPLLFPEAGKEAEAREQLEQATYALPALLSVELALAALWKSRGVTPVACLGHSMGEYACAQLAGVLSVKDALGIVACRGRLFDQLPSGAMLSVELPEAELKPLLGPGLDLGAHNAPGLCLVSGEVAAIDALEAQLKAREVEARRLHIRVAAHSRMLEPILAPFREYLAKVSFSAPTVPWVSNVTGTWIAPEEATSPDYWVRHLRQPVRFAEGAGALLADKARVYLEVGPGQTLLSLLRAQGEKPQAEGLVPSLRHPNDAVADLAFFQLALGRLWAAGVDLDAAALFAGQKRRRVGLPTYAFERERHWVEPGAGSFMARREGERPLVREEDVSRWGYAPRFREQPGPKPEAPAEKERWLLLADEEPLAEELSRELGARGALIQRVLPGEAFARRPDGAFTLRPDAREDWEALWDALGSEGRVPPRLVDLPGVDAGGWERAVSRHLFAPLALMQSLTAESLPAGLRYVRVMRGGMSVDGPARTPEQALAFGPVLVAPKELPELSARAVDLEAGTAPATQARELADELLRPDVDVPVALRGGRRLVQVLERAALQEASTPLREQGVYLITGGLGGIGRTLAELFARKAKARLALVSRSAASASHADVKRALEALGAEVLLLKADISDAGQLQAALAEVKARLGPLHGVVHAAGGLEDGPLESKTRDSALRVLAPKVLGALALEQALRGAQLDFFVSFSSTSAHLGPPGQVDYVAANAFLLAQAARLEASGTAKRALALGWGVWQEVGMAAAQVAPRLPPGESVPHPLLQRRVDAPVGQHVFRAIYDAKALWVLDEHRMRGGGPVLPGTGYVELARAAWETVRPGTPLDVDHLAFVAPLDVPDGEVREVEVALAPEGDGFTFRVSSRSGGSAWVEHATARLSPVVGGPPAPLDVGAVRSRCTARPLSFGEGEQALPQDALIAFGPRWKVLRSAGFGASEALARLELPRSFLGDLTTYRLPPGLLDIASGFAFSLLPDAGQPGKLHVPVSYRHLRVWGPWPEVALSHVRIRKEEGRGALLDVTLCDSDGRVFCAIEGYLVAAVEAKRFGRSPRRQGSLLETWLLLGIKPEEGQEAFLRALALSGTPALFVSSMDLHGLAARLRPKQDVEKPAVSAAPPQGAAMAQAAADAPRDDVERKLAELWQQLLGAPRVGLKDSFFDLGGHSLIAVRLFARIKKTLGADLTLATLFEAPTLEQCAALVREAAGIPFTPDAAPGNAAPAAVPTSASKGWTPLVAIQKGGSGIPFFCVHGAGGNVLNFRGLAGALGGEQPFYGLQARGVDGKLPPADSIEEMANIYLEGIRQVRPHGPYMLGGYSGGGVVAYEMAQRLREMGEEVSLLAFLDTFHPGTQERRLTFDERLNALREEGPATYLKNRLRKKVERDGSRLINTVKLRWYEQRGESLPIELRDLQLTERFQLLSSRYAPRPYSGPVTLFRAQEVNPIYSHMGATLGWEPLVPTLRIREVPGDHDSLVREPNVHILGRLLRAALDEARQAGRK; encoded by the coding sequence ATGACGGACGACGTTGAGGTTTCGGACTCTCCAGATATCGCTGTCGTCGGAATGGCCGCCCGGCTTCCCGGCGCGCGGGACGTCGACACCTACTGGCGCCGCGTGCGCGACGGAGTGGCGTCGGTCACCTGGTTCACGGACGCCCAGTTGCTGGCCGCGGGGGTGGAGCCCTCGCTCCTGAAGGACCCGAACTACGTGAAGGCCGGCATGGTCTTCGAGGGGCTGGAGGACTTCGACGCGGGCTTCTTCGGCTTCAGCCCGCGCGAGGCGTCCATCATGGACCCGCAGCACCGGCACTTCCTGGAGGTGTGCTGGGAGGTGCTGGAGCACTGCGGGCACCCGCCCGAGTCCTTCAAGGGCCCCATCGGCGTGTTCGGTGGCTCCGGCATGAACGCGTACATGCCGTACAACCTCTTCACCAACCCGCAGTTGATGGAGCAGGTGGGCCTGTTCCTCGTGCGGCACACGGGCAACGACAAGGACTTCCTCACCACCCGCGTCTCGTATTGTCTCGACTTGCGCGGCCCCAGCGTCAACGTGCAGACGGCGTGCTCCACGTCGCTGGTGGCCATCCACTCGGCGGTGCAGAGCCTGCTGGCGCGCGAGTGCGACCTGGCGCTCGCGGGGGGCGTCACGCTGGAATTGCCGCACCACCGGGGCTACCTGTACCAGGAGGGGGAAATCCTCTCGCCGGACGGGCACTGCCGCGCGTTCGACCACCGCTCGCAGGGAACGCTCTTCGGCAGCGGCGTGGGCGTGGTGGCGCTGCGCCGGCTGGAGGATGCGCTGGCGGATGGGGACACCATCTACGCGGTGGTGAAGGGCAGCGCGGTGAACAACGACGGCGCGCGCAAGGTGGGCTACCTCGCGCCGTCCGTGGATGGGCAGGCGGATGCCGTCGTGGAGGCGCTCAACGTCTCTGGCGTCAGCGCGGACAGCATCGACTACATCGAGTGTCACGGTACCGGCACGCCGGTGGGCGACCCGATTGAAATCACCGCGCTCACCCAGGCCTTCCGCACGCAGACGCAGAAGAGCGGGTTCTGCCGCATCGGCTCGGTGAAGACCAACATCGGCCACCTGGACACCGCGGCCGGCGTGGCGAGCTTCATCAAGGTCGTCCAGATGCTGCGCCACCGGCAGCTCGCGCCGAGCCTCCACTTCGAGAAGCCCAACCCGCAAATCGATTTCGCGCGCACGCCGTTCGCGGTGAACGCCACGCTGCGCGAGTGGGCGGCGAAGGGAGGGCGGCCGCGCCGCGCCGCGGTGAATTCGCTGGGCGTGGGCGGCACCAACGCGCATGTCATCCTGGAGGAGGCTCCGGCGCAGTCGCTGACGTCCGCCGCGCGGCCCTTCGAGACGCTCTGGCTCTCCGCCCGCACGCCCGCCGCGCTCGAGCGCGCCTGCCGCAGGCTCGCGCAGCGACTGGGGGAGCAGAACGCACCGAATCTGGGGGACACGTCCTTCACGTTGCTGGCCGGACGCCGCCGCTTCGCGCACCGGCGCGCGGTGGTGGCGTCCTCGCGCGAGGAGGCCGTCCGCGTGCTGGAGCAGCCCGAGCCTGCCCGCACGGCGCAGGCCCACACCGAGGCCTCGGGGCGCCCGGTGGTGTTCCTCTTCCCCGGAGGCGGCGCGCAGTACCCCGGCATGGCGAAGGGGCTCCACGAGCAGGAGCCCGTGTTCCGCCGCGCGCTGGACGAGTGCCTCTCGCTGCTGGAGCAACACGAGTCGCTGAAGCTGCGCCCCCTGCTGTTCCCCGAGGCTGGCAAGGAGGCCGAGGCGCGCGAGCAGTTGGAGCAGGCCACGTACGCGCTGCCCGCGCTCTTGTCCGTGGAATTGGCGCTCGCCGCGCTGTGGAAGTCGCGTGGAGTGACGCCCGTGGCGTGCCTGGGCCACAGCATGGGCGAGTACGCCTGCGCGCAGCTCGCCGGGGTGCTCTCGGTGAAGGACGCGCTTGGCATCGTGGCGTGCCGGGGACGGCTCTTCGACCAGCTTCCCTCGGGGGCCATGCTCAGCGTGGAGCTGCCCGAGGCGGAGCTGAAGCCGCTGCTCGGGCCCGGGCTGGACCTGGGCGCGCACAACGCGCCGGGCCTGTGTCTCGTCTCAGGTGAGGTGGCGGCCATCGACGCGCTGGAGGCGCAGTTGAAGGCGCGCGAGGTGGAGGCCCGGCGCCTGCACATCCGCGTGGCCGCGCACTCGCGCATGCTGGAGCCCATCCTCGCGCCCTTCCGCGAGTACCTCGCCAAGGTGAGCTTCTCCGCGCCCACGGTGCCGTGGGTCTCCAACGTCACCGGGACGTGGATTGCGCCCGAGGAGGCCACGTCGCCTGACTACTGGGTGCGCCACCTGCGCCAGCCGGTGCGCTTCGCGGAAGGCGCGGGCGCGCTCCTGGCGGACAAGGCTCGCGTGTACCTGGAGGTCGGACCCGGACAGACGCTGCTGTCGCTGCTGCGTGCCCAGGGCGAGAAGCCCCAGGCCGAGGGGCTCGTGCCGTCGCTGCGGCACCCGAATGATGCCGTTGCGGACCTGGCCTTCTTCCAGCTCGCGCTCGGGCGACTGTGGGCGGCGGGAGTGGACCTGGATGCGGCGGCGCTGTTCGCCGGACAGAAGCGGCGCCGCGTGGGCCTGCCGACCTATGCGTTCGAGCGTGAGCGCCACTGGGTGGAGCCGGGCGCGGGCTCCTTCATGGCCCGGCGCGAGGGTGAGCGCCCGCTGGTGCGCGAAGAGGACGTGTCGCGGTGGGGCTACGCGCCGCGCTTCCGCGAGCAGCCGGGCCCGAAGCCGGAGGCCCCGGCCGAGAAAGAGCGCTGGCTGCTGCTGGCGGACGAGGAGCCCCTCGCGGAGGAGTTGTCCCGCGAGCTGGGGGCCCGGGGTGCGCTCATCCAGCGCGTGCTCCCGGGCGAGGCCTTCGCTCGGAGGCCGGATGGCGCCTTCACCCTCCGGCCCGACGCGCGCGAGGACTGGGAGGCGCTCTGGGATGCGCTGGGCTCCGAGGGCCGTGTCCCTCCGAGGCTGGTGGACCTGCCGGGCGTGGACGCGGGAGGCTGGGAGCGCGCGGTGTCTCGCCACCTCTTCGCGCCGCTCGCGCTGATGCAGTCCCTCACCGCGGAGTCGCTGCCCGCGGGGCTTCGCTACGTCCGGGTGATGCGCGGCGGCATGTCGGTGGACGGGCCTGCGCGGACGCCGGAGCAGGCGCTCGCCTTCGGTCCCGTTCTCGTGGCGCCGAAGGAGCTGCCCGAGCTGTCCGCGCGCGCGGTGGACCTCGAGGCAGGCACTGCCCCGGCGACACAGGCCCGCGAGCTGGCCGACGAGCTGCTGCGGCCGGACGTGGACGTCCCCGTGGCGCTGCGCGGGGGCCGCCGGCTCGTGCAGGTGCTGGAGCGGGCCGCCTTGCAGGAGGCGTCGACGCCACTGCGTGAGCAGGGCGTCTACCTCATCACCGGTGGACTGGGCGGCATCGGCCGGACGCTGGCAGAGCTGTTCGCGCGCAAGGCGAAGGCCCGGCTGGCGCTCGTGTCCCGCTCCGCGGCCAGTGCCTCACATGCGGACGTGAAGCGCGCGCTGGAGGCGCTGGGCGCCGAGGTGCTGCTGCTCAAGGCGGATATCTCGGACGCGGGCCAGCTCCAGGCCGCTCTCGCCGAGGTGAAGGCGCGCCTCGGACCGCTGCACGGCGTGGTGCACGCGGCGGGCGGGTTGGAGGATGGGCCGCTGGAGTCGAAGACGCGGGACTCTGCGCTGCGGGTGCTGGCGCCCAAGGTGCTCGGCGCGCTCGCGCTGGAGCAGGCGCTGCGGGGCGCTCAGCTCGACTTCTTCGTCAGCTTCTCGTCGACGAGCGCGCACCTCGGTCCTCCGGGACAGGTGGACTACGTCGCGGCCAACGCCTTCCTGCTGGCCCAGGCGGCCCGGCTGGAGGCGTCCGGCACGGCGAAGCGCGCGCTCGCGCTGGGGTGGGGCGTCTGGCAGGAGGTGGGCATGGCTGCGGCCCAGGTGGCGCCGCGGCTTCCCCCAGGCGAGTCGGTGCCCCACCCGCTGTTGCAGCGGCGTGTGGACGCGCCCGTGGGCCAGCACGTCTTCCGCGCCATCTACGACGCGAAGGCGCTCTGGGTGCTGGACGAGCACCGCATGCGCGGTGGCGGGCCGGTGCTTCCCGGCACGGGCTACGTGGAGCTGGCACGCGCGGCCTGGGAGACGGTGCGTCCGGGCACGCCGCTGGACGTGGACCACCTCGCCTTCGTCGCGCCGCTCGACGTGCCGGACGGCGAGGTGCGCGAGGTGGAGGTGGCGCTGGCGCCCGAGGGCGATGGCTTCACCTTCCGCGTGTCGAGCCGCTCGGGAGGAAGCGCGTGGGTGGAGCACGCCACCGCGCGCCTGAGCCCTGTTGTGGGTGGACCCCCCGCGCCGCTGGACGTGGGGGCGGTGCGCTCGCGCTGCACGGCGCGACCGCTCTCGTTTGGCGAGGGGGAGCAGGCGCTGCCCCAGGACGCGCTCATCGCCTTCGGGCCGCGCTGGAAGGTGCTGCGCAGCGCGGGCTTCGGTGCGTCCGAGGCCCTCGCGCGGCTGGAGTTGCCGCGCTCGTTCCTCGGAGACCTGACGACGTACAGGCTGCCGCCCGGGCTGCTGGACATCGCGTCCGGCTTCGCATTCTCGCTGCTGCCGGATGCGGGCCAGCCCGGGAAGCTGCATGTGCCCGTCTCCTACCGGCACCTGCGCGTGTGGGGCCCGTGGCCCGAGGTGGCGCTGAGCCACGTGCGCATCCGCAAGGAGGAGGGGCGCGGGGCGCTGCTCGACGTCACCCTCTGCGACTCGGACGGCCGCGTCTTCTGCGCCATCGAGGGCTATCTCGTCGCCGCCGTCGAGGCGAAGCGGTTCGGCCGCTCGCCGCGCAGGCAGGGCTCGCTGCTGGAGACATGGCTGCTGCTGGGCATCAAGCCCGAGGAAGGGCAGGAGGCGTTCCTGCGCGCGCTGGCCCTCTCCGGCACTCCGGCGTTGTTCGTCAGCTCCATGGACCTGCACGGGCTGGCCGCGCGCCTGCGCCCGAAGCAGGACGTTGAGAAGCCCGCGGTCTCCGCTGCTCCCCCGCAGGGTGCTGCCATGGCCCAGGCGGCGGCGGACGCTCCGCGCGACGACGTGGAGCGCAAGCTGGCGGAGTTGTGGCAGCAGTTGCTCGGTGCTCCGAGGGTGGGCCTCAAGGACAGCTTCTTCGACCTCGGCGGGCACTCGCTCATCGCGGTGCGCCTGTTCGCGCGCATCAAGAAGACGCTCGGCGCGGACCTGACGCTGGCCACCCTGTTCGAGGCCCCCACGCTGGAGCAGTGCGCCGCGCTGGTGCGCGAGGCCGCGGGGATTCCCTTCACTCCCGACGCCGCGCCGGGCAATGCAGCTCCAGCAGCGGTCCCGACGTCCGCGTCGAAGGGCTGGACGCCGCTCGTCGCCATCCAGAAGGGCGGCTCCGGCATCCCCTTCTTCTGCGTGCACGGCGCGGGCGGCAATGTCCTCAACTTCCGCGGCCTCGCGGGGGCGCTCGGCGGGGAGCAGCCGTTCTACGGCCTCCAGGCGCGCGGCGTGGACGGGAAGCTGCCGCCCGCGGACAGCATCGAGGAGATGGCGAACATCTACCTGGAGGGCATCCGCCAGGTGCGTCCGCACGGGCCCTACATGCTCGGCGGCTACTCCGGCGGCGGCGTGGTCGCCTACGAGATGGCGCAGCGGCTGCGCGAAATGGGCGAGGAGGTGTCCCTCCTCGCGTTCCTGGACACCTTCCACCCCGGCACCCAGGAGCGGCGGCTGACCTTCGATGAGCGGCTGAATGCGCTGCGCGAGGAAGGCCCGGCGACCTACCTCAAGAACCGGCTGCGCAAGAAGGTGGAGCGCGACGGCAGCCGGCTCATCAACACGGTGAAGCTGCGCTGGTACGAGCAGCGCGGGGAGTCGCTGCCCATCGAGCTGCGAGACCTCCAGCTCACCGAGCGCTTCCAGCTCCTGTCGAGCCGCTACGCGCCGCGTCCCTACAGCGGGCCGGTGACGCTGTTCCGCGCGCAGGAGGTCAACCCCATCTACTCGCACATGGGCGCGACGCTGGGTTGGGAGCCGCTGGTGCCGACGCTGCGCATCCGCGAGGTGCCGGGGGACCACGACAGCCTGGTGCGAGAGCCGAACGTCCACATCCTGGGGCGCCTGTTGCGCGCGGCATTGGATGAGGCTCGGCAGGCGGGCCGGAAGTGA
- a CDS encoding TetR/AcrR family transcriptional regulator: MLNRDSKSRKPAQNLRSRLKEATADAILVAAAEVFAEQGLTAARMETIAERAGVSVGTLYNHFDDRAALLDALLKRRREALLKRLDAALAESQGRPFREQLATFLAALADHVAEHGGFLRVLMQSEELVQKKHGQSPSRAELHKRLETLVSRGVRAGQVRPEGQALYPTLLMGMLSAVFHQELGDSQGGGGMKRSLEELSRVFLKGVEV; the protein is encoded by the coding sequence ATGCTGAATCGAGATTCAAAAAGTAGAAAGCCGGCTCAGAATCTCCGCTCCCGGCTGAAAGAGGCCACCGCCGACGCCATCCTGGTGGCCGCGGCGGAGGTGTTCGCTGAGCAGGGACTGACCGCGGCGCGCATGGAGACCATCGCCGAGCGGGCGGGCGTGTCCGTGGGCACGCTCTACAACCACTTCGACGACCGCGCCGCGCTGTTGGACGCGCTGCTGAAGCGCCGCCGCGAGGCGCTGCTGAAGCGGCTGGACGCCGCGCTCGCCGAGTCTCAGGGACGCCCCTTCCGCGAGCAGCTCGCCACCTTTCTCGCCGCGCTGGCGGACCATGTCGCCGAGCACGGCGGCTTCCTTCGCGTCCTCATGCAGTCGGAGGAACTGGTCCAGAAGAAACACGGCCAGAGCCCGTCACGGGCCGAGCTGCACAAGCGACTGGAGACGCTCGTCAGCCGCGGCGTGCGCGCCGGGCAGGTGCGCCCCGAGGGCCAGGCGCTCTACCCCACGCTGCTGATGGGCATGCTGAGCGCCGTCTTCCATCAGGAACTCGGGGACAGCCAGGGCGGTGGTGGCATGAAGAGGAGCCTGGAGGAGCTGTCGCGCGTCTTCCTGAAGGGTGTGGAGGTCTGA
- a CDS encoding HlyD family secretion protein, with translation MSTPSSAPQLVTPESPPKAPPAPRRSGKRAYLILAGVVTAVLLLIGGFKVLTAGQEATDDAQVEADVVPLAVRVSGPVLRVAVADNTVVHKGDVLVELDAREYAAQVKQAEAELESARAQADSADAQVAVTTAGARGGFSTARAQMSTSAAAAGGAEAQVAAARAALSRAEAQARKAELDLQRAKTLREQNVVAQQSLDDAQAGSDTAKAAVEGARAQLTAAEESRRMAQGKVAEAQGQLDQSAPIDSKIATAQASAALAHARVKAAEATLEQAKLRLDYTRVLAPSDGQVSRLSVHEGQFLGAGQLVAELVPTQTYVVANFKETQVGDMKPGQVVEVEVDAYSGKTLEGRVESLSGGTGARFSLLPPDNASGNFVKVVQRVPVRIAWSHPPEGLTLRAGLSAHVTVHTRN, from the coding sequence ATGTCGACTCCTTCCTCGGCTCCCCAGCTCGTCACTCCCGAGAGTCCGCCCAAGGCCCCGCCGGCCCCGCGCCGGAGCGGCAAGCGCGCCTACCTCATCCTCGCTGGCGTCGTGACGGCGGTGCTGCTGCTCATCGGTGGGTTCAAGGTCCTCACCGCCGGCCAGGAGGCCACCGACGACGCGCAGGTGGAGGCGGACGTGGTGCCGCTGGCCGTGCGTGTGTCCGGCCCCGTGCTGCGCGTGGCGGTGGCGGACAACACGGTGGTGCACAAGGGTGACGTGCTCGTGGAGTTGGACGCTCGCGAGTACGCCGCCCAGGTCAAGCAGGCGGAGGCGGAGCTGGAGTCCGCGCGCGCCCAGGCGGACTCGGCGGATGCGCAGGTGGCGGTGACGACGGCGGGCGCCAGGGGCGGCTTCTCCACGGCGCGCGCCCAGATGTCCACCAGCGCGGCGGCGGCGGGCGGCGCCGAGGCCCAGGTGGCCGCGGCCCGGGCGGCCCTCAGCCGCGCGGAGGCCCAGGCGCGCAAGGCCGAGCTGGATTTGCAGCGCGCGAAGACGCTGCGCGAGCAGAACGTGGTGGCGCAGCAGTCGCTGGACGACGCCCAGGCAGGCTCCGACACCGCGAAGGCCGCGGTGGAGGGTGCGCGCGCGCAGCTCACCGCCGCCGAGGAGAGCCGCCGCATGGCCCAGGGCAAGGTGGCCGAGGCCCAGGGGCAGCTCGACCAGAGCGCGCCCATCGACTCGAAGATTGCCACTGCGCAGGCCAGCGCGGCGCTCGCCCATGCCCGGGTGAAGGCGGCCGAGGCGACGCTGGAGCAGGCGAAGCTGCGGCTGGACTACACCCGCGTGCTCGCGCCCTCGGACGGGCAGGTGTCGCGGCTCTCCGTCCATGAAGGACAGTTCCTCGGCGCCGGCCAGCTGGTGGCGGAGCTGGTGCCCACGCAGACGTACGTGGTGGCCAACTTCAAGGAGACCCAGGTGGGCGACATGAAGCCGGGCCAGGTGGTGGAGGTGGAGGTGGACGCGTACTCCGGCAAGACGCTGGAGGGCCGCGTGGAGAGCCTGTCGGGTGGCACCGGCGCGCGCTTCTCGCTGCTGCCGCCGGACAATGCCTCGGGCAACTTCGTGAAGGTGGTGCAGCGCGTGCCCGTGCGCATCGCCTGGAGCCACCCGCCGGAAGGACTCACCCTGCGTGCGGGCCTGTCCGCCCACGTGACGGTGCACACACGCAACTGA
- a CDS encoding DHA2 family efflux MFS transporter permease subunit: MASTIALNPPVAVPVPRKVTNKWLVTLSVTFGTLMGAIDSSIVNVAMPQLRGSVGATVQEITWTTTGFVIATVMVMPLTGFLGRLFGQKRVYLGCLLLFVVGSFLCGLAWNLPSLVLFRFVQGLGAGALQPTEQAILRQTFPPEEQGTAMALFAMAVMVGPAIGPTLGGLIVDNLHWSWIFFINIPVGILGFFMVARFVQEDEELRTFARAEAERQRKHMDWAGIILLCVGLASLQYLLEEGQSHDWFESGVITACTLVSLTCLAAFVIRELTAEVPAVNLRLFKDPVFASGTVFNALVFSILMASMFLLPLFMQELLGFTATQSGLALMPRTLVMMVMMPIVGRLYRRIPPRALILTGVVLTGLGAFQMSHFSLQTGTNNIIFAIALQGVGFSLLFVPLSTVALSKVPRERMADATGLNSLLRQVGGSIGLAIFATLLSRFTVHATAAVSAHLTPDRLEVATRMAAMQKGLAGTGMDALSAQALGLRMMAGTVARQAAVLAFDKLFVLAALLFVVVLPLVFLLKAPKGGPASGEKPHIDVEI, encoded by the coding sequence ATGGCTTCCACCATCGCCCTCAATCCTCCGGTGGCCGTCCCGGTTCCGCGCAAGGTGACGAACAAGTGGCTCGTCACGCTGTCGGTGACGTTCGGCACGCTGATGGGCGCCATCGACTCGTCCATCGTCAACGTGGCCATGCCCCAATTGCGTGGCTCGGTGGGCGCCACGGTGCAGGAAATCACCTGGACGACGACGGGCTTCGTCATCGCCACGGTGATGGTGATGCCGCTGACGGGCTTCCTCGGACGCCTCTTCGGTCAGAAGCGCGTGTACCTGGGGTGCCTGCTGCTGTTCGTCGTGGGCTCGTTCCTTTGCGGCCTCGCGTGGAACCTGCCCTCGCTGGTCCTCTTCCGCTTCGTCCAGGGCCTGGGCGCAGGAGCGCTCCAGCCCACCGAGCAGGCCATCCTCCGGCAGACCTTCCCTCCCGAGGAGCAGGGCACTGCGATGGCGCTGTTCGCCATGGCCGTCATGGTGGGCCCGGCCATCGGTCCCACGCTGGGCGGCCTCATCGTCGACAACCTCCACTGGTCCTGGATCTTCTTCATCAACATCCCGGTGGGAATCCTTGGATTCTTCATGGTGGCGCGCTTCGTCCAGGAGGACGAGGAGCTGCGGACCTTCGCGCGCGCCGAGGCCGAGCGTCAGCGCAAGCACATGGACTGGGCCGGCATCATCCTGCTGTGCGTGGGGCTGGCCTCGCTCCAGTACCTCCTGGAGGAAGGGCAGAGCCATGACTGGTTCGAGTCCGGCGTCATCACCGCGTGCACCCTGGTGTCCCTCACCTGCCTGGCGGCCTTCGTCATCCGGGAGCTGACCGCGGAGGTGCCCGCCGTCAACCTGCGGCTGTTCAAGGACCCGGTGTTCGCCTCGGGCACGGTGTTCAACGCGCTGGTGTTCTCCATCCTCATGGCAAGCATGTTCCTGCTGCCGCTGTTCATGCAGGAGCTGCTGGGCTTCACCGCCACCCAGTCCGGGCTGGCGCTGATGCCGCGCACGCTGGTGATGATGGTGATGATGCCCATCGTCGGGCGCCTCTACCGGCGCATTCCGCCGCGGGCGCTCATCCTGACGGGCGTGGTGCTCACCGGCCTGGGCGCGTTCCAGATGAGCCACTTCTCGCTGCAGACGGGGACGAACAACATCATCTTCGCGATTGCCCTCCAGGGCGTGGGCTTCAGCCTGCTGTTCGTCCCGCTCTCCACCGTGGCGCTGTCGAAGGTGCCGCGCGAGCGGATGGCGGATGCCACCGGCCTCAACTCCCTGCTGCGGCAGGTGGGCGGCTCCATCGGCCTGGCCATCTTCGCGACGCTGCTGTCCCGCTTCACCGTGCACGCCACGGCCGCCGTCTCCGCGCACCTCACGCCGGACCGGCTGGAGGTGGCCACCCGGATGGCGGCGATGCAGAAGGGCCTGGCCGGCACGGGCATGGACGCACTGAGCGCCCAGGCGCTGGGGCTCCGCATGATGGCCGGCACCGTCGCGCGGCAGGCGGCGGTGCTCGCCTTCGACAAGCTCTTCGTGCTGGCGGCGCTGCTCTTCGTGGTGGTGCTGCCCCTGGTTTTCCTACTCAAGGCCCCCAAGGGTGGCCCGGCTTCCGGTGAGAAGCCGCACATCGACGTGGAGATATGA